The Coffea arabica cultivar ET-39 chromosome 9e, Coffea Arabica ET-39 HiFi, whole genome shotgun sequence genome has a window encoding:
- the LOC113709439 gene encoding berberine bridge enzyme-like 8, with translation MRNLSIILASFLFSTVVAISFAASDHSVHQTFVQCLQKHSSPNISAVIYTPNNSSFPTVLQAYIRNLRFNESTTRKPFLILTALDVSHIQAAIICAKAQGLQMKTRSGGHDYEGVSYISEVPFFILDLFNIRSISVNIEEETAWVQVGATLGEVYYRIYEKSKVHGFPAGVCPTVGVGGHFSGGGYGNMMRKYGLSVDNIIDAQIIGVNGRILDRAAMGEDLFWAITGGGASSFGVALAYKINLVRVPPKVTVFRVERTYEQNATFLVHRWQEVADKLDNDIFIRMIIDVVNNNRTGGKTIRSAFFTLFLGDSARLLSLMNESFPELGLRQSDCMEMSWAESVIYYTSFPLGTPVDMLLSRVPQVLTHLKRKSDYLKKPMPIEGIEFIFKKMIELQTPVLTFNPYGGRMAEIPASAKPFPHRAGNIAKIQYATNWDQNGVQTAEYYINLTRALHKYMTPFVSKFPREAFLNYRDLDIGITHNGKNSYAEGLVYGIKYFKENFNRLVKVKTAVDPDNFFRNEQTIPVSPSRKY, from the coding sequence ATGAGAAATCTTAGCAtcattctagcttcattcttGTTCTCGACCGTGGTTGCAATTTCATTTGCAGCTTCTGATCATTCTGTCCATCAGACATTTGTTCAATGTCTACAAAAGCATTCTTCACCCAACATTTCTGCAGTAATTTACACCCCAAACAACTCTTCATTTCCCACTGTTTTGCAAGCCTACATCAGAAATCTAAGATTCAATGAGTCCACCACAAGAAAGCCTTTCCTCATCCTCACTGCTTTGGATGTTTCTCATATCCAAGCAGCTATCATCTGCGCAAAAGCGCAAGGCCTACAGATGAAAACCCGAAGTGGAGGGCATGACTATGAGGGCGTTTCCTACATCTCTGAAGTCCCCTTCTTCATCCTTGACTTGTTCAACATTCGATCAATCAGTGTTAACATAGAAGAAGAGACAGCTTGGGTTCAAGTTGGAGCAACTCTTGGTGAAGTATACTACAGAATTTATGAGAAAAGCAAAGTTCATGGCTTCCCTGCCGGAGTTTGTCCCACAGTTGGCGTTGGGGGGCATTTCAGTGGGGGTGGCTACGGCAACATGATGAGGAAATATGGCCTTTCAGTAGACAATATTATTGATGCACAAATCATCGGTGTGAATGGCCGAATTCTAGACCGAGCAGCAATGGGAGAAGATCTGTTCTGGGCTATCACTGGAGGTGGAGCTTCGAGTTTTGGAGTTGCTCTTGCATACAAGATAAATCTGGTCCGTGTTCCCCCTAAAGTTACAGTGTTCAGGGTGGAAAGGACTTATGAGCAAAATGCAACGTTTCTTGTTCACAGGTGGCAGGAAGTTGCAGACAAGTTAGACAATGACATCTTCATAAGAATGATTATTGATGTGGTCAATAATAATCGTACAGGAGGTAAAACTATAAGATCAGCGTTCTTCACGCTGTTCTTGGGAGACTCGGCAAGACTTCTTTCTCTGATGAATGAAAGTTTTCCTGAATTGGGATTGCGGCAATCAGATTGCATGGAGATGAGTTGGGCTGAATCTGTAATTTACTACACCAGCTTCCCCCTTGGAACTCCTGTTGATATGCTTCTTAGCAGAGTTCCTCAAGTACTAACTCACCTGAAAAGGAAATCTGATTATTTGAAAAAGCCTATGCCAATAGAAGGCATAGAATTCATCTTCAAGAAAATGATTGAATTGCAGACTCCAGTCTTGACTTTCAATCCTTATGGAGGAAGAATGGCCGAGATTCCAGCCTCGGCCAAACCCTTTCCCCATAGAGCTGGGAATATTGCAAAGATTCAGTATGCAACAAACTGGGATCAAAATGGTGTCCAGACGGCCGAGTATTACATCAATTTGACCAGAGCTTTACATAAATATATGACTCCTTTTGTCTCCAAGTTCCCCAGGGAAGCATTTCTCAATTACAGAGATCTTGATATAGGGATCACCCATAATGGCAAGAACAGTTACGCGGAGGGACTTGTTTATGGAATTAAGTACTTCAAGGAAAATTTTAACAGATTGGTAAAAGTTAAGACCGCGGTTGATCCTGACAATTTCTTCAGGAATGAACAAACCATTCCGGTGTCTCCTTCTAGGAAATACTAA